Below is a window of Hydrogenovibrio crunogenus DNA.
GATAGGCATGTAAAGCCGCTTCGAAATCTAGTACTTTTTCGACTTCAACATCGTCTAGGTACCCTTCGTTTGCAGCGTATAAAGATACAGCCATCTCAGCGATAGATAAAGGTGAATACTGCATCTGCTTCATTAACTCAGTTACGCGCTTACCACGCTCTAACTGTGCTTTTGTCGCAGGATCAAGATCAGATGCGAACTGAGCAAATGCTGCTAATTCACGATACTGAGCCAAATCTAGACGGATACCACCACCTAATTTCTTGATTGCTTTAGTCTGTGCAGAACCACCAACACGTGATACTGATAGACCCGCATTAACAGCAGGACGGATACCTTGAGAGAACAAACCTGTTTCAAGGAAGATCTGACCATCTGTAATCGAAATTACGTTAGTCGGTACGAATGCAGATACGTCACCCGCTTGTGTTTCAATAATCGGTAAGGCTGTTAATGAACCAGTTTTACCTTTGACTTCACCGTTCGTAAACTTCTCAACATAGTCAGCGTTTACACGAGCAGCACGCTCTAGTAGACGTGAATGTAGATAGAATACATCACCAGGGAATGCTTCACGTCCTGGTGGACGACGAAGTAACAATGAAATTTGACGATATGCTTGAGCTTGCTTAGTTAAGTCATCATAGATGATTAACGCATCTTCACCGCGGTCACGATAGTATTCACCCATCGCACAACCCGCATAAGCAGCTAAATATTGCAGAGCAGCTGGATCTGAAGCATTTGCCGCAACGATAACCGTGTTATCCATCGCACCATACTCTTCAAGCTTACGTGCAACATTGTTAACTGTTGATGCTTTTTGGCCCATTGCAACGTAGATACATTTCACGCCAGTATTTTTCTGTGAAATGATCGCATCGATTGCAATCGCAGTTTTACCCGTTTGACGGTCACCGATAATCAACTCACGCTGACCACGCCCAACAGGAATCATCGAGTCAATTGACTTGATACCTGTCATCATTGGCTCATCAACTGATTGACGCTCGATAACACCCGGTGCGATACGTTCGATTGGTGAAGTGACTTTCGCGTCAATTGAACCTTTACCGTCGATTGGACGACCTAAACCGTCAACAACACGACCATTCAGTTCTGGACCTACTGGTACTTCTAAAATACGTCCGGTACAAGTTACCTTGTCACCTTCAGAGATGTGCTCATATTCACCTAGTACAACAACCCCTACAGAATCACGCTCAAGGTTAAGCGCCATACCGAAAGTGGCTTCGTCGAATTGAACCATCTCACCATACATTACATCTGACACGCCATGAAT
It encodes the following:
- the atpA gene encoding F0F1 ATP synthase subunit alpha; translated protein: MQLNASEISNLIKDRIKGFDGAAESGSEGTVVSIADGIALIHGVSDVMYGEMVQFDEATFGMALNLERDSVGVVVLGEYEHISEGDKVTCTGRILEVPVGPELNGRVVDGLGRPIDGKGSIDAKVTSPIERIAPGVIERQSVDEPMMTGIKSIDSMIPVGRGQRELIIGDRQTGKTAIAIDAIISQKNTGVKCIYVAMGQKASTVNNVARKLEEYGAMDNTVIVAANASDPAALQYLAAYAGCAMGEYYRDRGEDALIIYDDLTKQAQAYRQISLLLRRPPGREAFPGDVFYLHSRLLERAARVNADYVEKFTNGEVKGKTGSLTALPIIETQAGDVSAFVPTNVISITDGQIFLETGLFSQGIRPAVNAGLSVSRVGGSAQTKAIKKLGGGIRLDLAQYRELAAFAQFASDLDPATKAQLERGKRVTELMKQMQYSPLSIAEMAVSLYAANEGYLDDVEVEKVLDFEAALHAYLNSNNADLAAKINAKGDWNDEIISEVKAMIDAFKANGVY